In Halarcobacter bivalviorum, a genomic segment contains:
- a CDS encoding alpha/beta fold hydrolase: protein MNKKLLMIPGLMCNEKLWSKIELNNYKSLPIPKEDSIEKMIKSLDKTISKEEKKVNIIGFSLGGYLSLNYLTKYPNKVNKVLVVSSSINNLSSKEILLRQNNLKRMDTHKIRTLSNKAICQLLEDKNDTENISLIKEMFDDLGVDTYKQQLLATLERENLFNMLKEVSNEVLFIASNNDSLVDLTNIKKLCNTNKNFDLKLLDSSSHMIPLEYDYFLYKEILNFF from the coding sequence ATGAACAAAAAACTACTTATGATACCAGGTTTAATGTGTAATGAAAAACTTTGGTCAAAAATAGAACTTAACAACTATAAAAGCCTCCCTATTCCCAAAGAAGATTCTATAGAGAAAATGATAAAAAGTTTAGATAAAACTATTTCAAAAGAAGAGAAAAAGGTAAATATCATAGGTTTTTCACTAGGAGGATATTTATCATTAAATTACTTAACAAAATATCCAAACAAGGTAAATAAGGTATTAGTTGTCTCTTCTAGTATCAATAACTTATCTTCAAAAGAGATCCTTTTAAGGCAAAATAATCTCAAAAGAATGGATACACATAAAATAAGAACTCTTAGCAATAAGGCAATTTGTCAACTTTTAGAAGATAAAAACGATACTGAGAATATCTCTTTAATAAAAGAGATGTTTGATGATTTAGGAGTTGATACATATAAACAGCAATTATTAGCAACATTAGAAAGAGAAAACCTTTTTAACATGTTAAAAGAAGTTAGTAATGAAGTCTTATTTATTGCTAGTAACAATGACTCTTTAGTTGATTTAACTAACATAAAAAAACTTTGTAACACAAATAAGAACTTTGATTTAAAACTATTAGATTCCTCTTCTCATATGATTCCTTTGGAGTATGATTACTTTTTATACAAGGAAATCCTAAACTTTTTTTAA
- a CDS encoding S24 family peptidase, whose product MLAVSEIIEKLKDIISKDGKDGKVFDKDVAGALELSQVNFATMKNRGKIPFSNILDFCARKKISINWLLYNQNPGSLVDSTDKYWIRYYPEVRVSAGGGAYENDDEYESLEVPPYFINMLGGQDNLKNVEAINVVGDSMEPTLNSDNIIFIDKSKKDVARDGIYAFTTNHGLFVKRIQKRVDGKLDVISDNKDYPIQVLENRELNIIGKVVSTFGMIY is encoded by the coding sequence ATGTTAGCTGTATCAGAAATAATAGAAAAATTAAAAGACATTATAAGTAAAGATGGAAAAGATGGTAAGGTTTTTGATAAAGATGTTGCTGGTGCATTAGAGTTAAGCCAAGTAAATTTTGCAACAATGAAGAATAGAGGAAAAATACCTTTTTCTAATATTTTAGACTTTTGTGCAAGAAAAAAAATCTCTATTAACTGGTTACTATACAATCAAAATCCAGGTTCATTAGTAGATTCTACAGATAAATATTGGATTAGATACTATCCTGAAGTTAGAGTAAGTGCTGGTGGAGGTGCTTATGAAAATGATGATGAATATGAGAGTTTAGAAGTTCCTCCTTATTTTATTAATATGTTAGGTGGACAAGATAATCTTAAAAATGTAGAGGCAATCAATGTAGTAGGGGACTCTATGGAGCCAACATTAAATAGTGATAATATAATTTTTATTGATAAGAGTAAAAAAGATGTAGCAAGAGATGGAATTTATGCTTTTACTACAAATCATGGTTTATTTGTAAAAAGAATTCAAAAAAGAGTTGATGGAAAGTTAGATGTTATCTCTGATAATAAAGATTATCCTATTCAAGTTTTAGAAAATAGAGAACTAAATATAATTGGAAAAGTTGTAAGTACTTTTGGTATGATTTACTAA
- a CDS encoding peptidoglycan synthetase has translation MQITSILDIVDGRLLNQPSISFIYSIKTNVKKVKEGDLFIVQNKEDINEALENGAFALIVDENIDIIDKEIAWIKVQSIKESITKLIRFQLSNKKLTAFYCNVVSYNLFEILRKTTSHTKIKLIPKDLSKFFRIIDDIEENDTIICSCQKTLENIYPVNFNFNTKDYEIKNLIEHSIFETTFSYQDKYFSKIKIPSLYLKEFLDVYSFLGFDADLNKLKKFNKLKPIFVDKLINHTEHGRTDKFLLAQENKELMEAEIAYLKNKYKYAKILYLTLEEITDNTHIEFTHLDSLDDLKFFLKKNSFNAVYFVGLDYETLYEQVSKENNEPTLI, from the coding sequence GTGCAAATAACATCTATTCTTGATATAGTTGATGGTAGGTTATTAAACCAACCATCAATTTCATTTATTTACTCAATTAAAACAAATGTTAAAAAAGTAAAAGAAGGTGACCTTTTTATTGTTCAAAATAAAGAGGATATTAATGAGGCTCTGGAAAATGGAGCTTTTGCTTTGATTGTAGATGAGAATATCGATATTATAGATAAAGAGATAGCTTGGATAAAAGTTCAAAGTATAAAAGAATCTATTACTAAATTAATAAGATTTCAACTTTCAAATAAAAAACTTACTGCATTTTATTGCAATGTAGTAAGTTATAATTTATTTGAAATACTTAGAAAAACAACTTCTCATACAAAAATTAAACTAATTCCTAAAGATTTATCTAAATTCTTTAGAATTATTGATGATATTGAAGAGAATGATACAATTATTTGTTCTTGTCAAAAAACATTAGAGAATATCTATCCTGTTAATTTTAATTTTAATACAAAAGATTATGAAATTAAAAACTTAATAGAACACTCTATTTTTGAAACAACTTTTTCTTATCAAGATAAATATTTTTCAAAAATAAAGATACCAAGCCTTTATTTAAAAGAGTTTCTTGATGTATATAGTTTTTTAGGTTTTGATGCAGATTTAAATAAATTAAAAAAATTTAATAAATTAAAACCTATTTTTGTAGATAAATTAATAAACCATACAGAACATGGAAGAACTGATAAGTTTTTATTGGCTCAAGAAAATAAAGAGCTAATGGAAGCAGAAATTGCATATTTAAAAAATAAATATAAATATGCAAAAATACTATATTTAACTTTAGAAGAGATAACAGATAATACACATATAGAGTTCACACATCTTGATTCTTTAGATGATTTAAAATTCTTTTTAAAGAAAAACTCATTTAATGCTGTATATTTTGTAGGATTAGATTATGAAACTCTTTATGAACAAGTTTCTAAAGAGAACAATGAACCTACTTTAATCTAA
- a CDS encoding OadG family protein translates to METNLVAEAIKFMVLGMGIVFLFLIVMVYALKLQAKIIGKYFPQGETPAPTKPRTTEASKEKTAKIAAIVAAVQHHKNLKG, encoded by the coding sequence ATGGAAACAAACTTAGTTGCAGAAGCGATAAAGTTTATGGTCTTGGGGATGGGGATAGTATTCTTATTCTTGATCGTAATGGTCTATGCTTTAAAACTGCAAGCAAAAATAATTGGTAAGTATTTTCCGCAAGGAGAGACACCAGCACCTACAAAGCCAAGAACTACAGAGGCTTCAAAAGAGAAAACTGCAAAGATAGCGGCTATAGTAGCAGCTGTTCAACATCATAAAAATCTAAAAGGTTAA
- a CDS encoding biotin/lipoyl-containing protein — protein sequence MSKKYIDVMDTTFRDGFQSVFGGRVLMEDFFPAVEAAKEAGINHFEFGGGARFQSLFFYLQENAFEMMDKFREIVGPEANLQTLARGINTVMLDTGSRELVEMHAKMFAKHGVTTIRNFDALNDVQNLEYSAECIKKYGLNHEVVVTLMDLPPGCEGAHDVPFYEKTLRNILDSGLPFDSICFKDASGTSSPQKVFDTIKMARKLVGEDTHIRLHTHETAGVSVACYLAALDAGADGIDLAASPVSGGTSQPDILTMMHAVKGMNYDLGGLEISKVLKYQDTLQSCLKDYFMPPEATQVSPLIPFSPMPGGALTANTQMMRDNGTLDKFPEVIKAMQEVVEKGGYGTSVTPVSQFYWQQAYANVMFGPWKQIAPGYGKMVLGYFGKTPVEPDQEIVKLASEKLKLEPTSENPLDIADRDEKKTMSYWEGRLKEENIETSDENIFIAAACDEKGIAFLKGESPLNVRKTNDATCENDKECKLGEKNSMSNATGNYTVVVDGQKFNVTVAEGNADIQVTPVETSASAAPVSGGGAEVGATVAGNVWKVNVKVGDTVKQGDIVAILEAMKMEIDVEAPCDGTVSAILANPGDAVEEGQAIATIS from the coding sequence ATGTCAAAAAAATATATTGATGTTATGGATACTACATTTAGAGATGGATTCCAATCTGTCTTCGGAGGTAGAGTTTTAATGGAAGATTTTTTTCCAGCTGTTGAAGCTGCGAAAGAAGCAGGTATCAATCATTTCGAGTTCGGAGGAGGAGCAAGATTCCAATCTTTATTCTTCTATCTACAAGAAAACGCATTCGAAATGATGGATAAATTTAGAGAAATTGTAGGACCAGAAGCGAATCTACAAACCCTAGCAAGAGGTATAAATACAGTAATGCTAGATACAGGTTCAAGAGAACTAGTAGAGATGCACGCAAAAATGTTTGCAAAACATGGTGTAACAACAATAAGAAACTTTGATGCATTAAATGATGTACAAAACTTAGAATATAGTGCAGAATGTATAAAAAAATATGGACTAAATCATGAAGTAGTAGTAACATTAATGGACTTACCTCCAGGATGTGAAGGAGCTCATGATGTACCATTCTATGAAAAGACATTAAGAAATATCCTAGATAGTGGCTTACCATTTGACTCTATTTGTTTTAAAGATGCAAGTGGAACATCTTCTCCACAAAAAGTATTTGATACTATTAAAATGGCAAGAAAATTAGTAGGTGAAGATACTCATATTAGATTACATACACATGAAACAGCAGGAGTATCAGTAGCTTGTTACTTAGCAGCATTAGATGCAGGAGCAGATGGAATAGACCTAGCAGCATCTCCTGTAAGTGGAGGGACATCTCAACCAGATATCCTAACAATGATGCACGCAGTAAAAGGTATGAATTATGATTTAGGTGGATTAGAAATCTCTAAAGTATTAAAATATCAAGATACTTTACAATCTTGTTTAAAAGATTACTTTATGCCACCAGAAGCAACACAAGTTTCTCCTTTAATCCCATTCTCTCCAATGCCAGGTGGAGCATTAACAGCAAATACACAAATGATGAGAGATAATGGAACTTTAGATAAATTCCCAGAAGTAATAAAAGCAATGCAAGAAGTAGTAGAAAAAGGTGGATATGGAACATCAGTAACACCAGTTTCACAATTCTATTGGCAACAAGCATACGCAAATGTAATGTTTGGACCATGGAAACAAATTGCACCAGGTTATGGAAAGATGGTATTAGGATACTTCGGTAAAACACCAGTTGAACCAGACCAAGAGATTGTTAAATTAGCTTCTGAAAAACTAAAACTTGAACCAACAAGTGAAAACCCACTAGATATAGCAGATAGAGATGAGAAGAAAACTATGTCTTACTGGGAAGGAAGATTAAAAGAAGAGAATATCGAAACAAGTGATGAGAATATCTTTATAGCAGCAGCTTGTGATGAAAAAGGAATTGCTTTTCTAAAAGGTGAAAGCCCATTAAATGTAAGAAAAACAAATGATGCAACATGCGAAAATGATAAAGAATGTAAATTAGGAGAGAAAAATAGTATGAGTAATGCAACAGGAAACTATACAGTAGTTGTAGATGGACAAAAATTTAATGTAACTGTAGCTGAAGGTAATGCAGATATTCAAGTAACACCAGTAGAAACATCAGCATCAGCAGCACCAGTAAGTGGTGGTGGAGCAGAAGTTGGAGCAACTGTTGCAGGAAATGTATGGAAAGTAAATGTTAAAGTTGGAGATACAGTAAAACAAGGTGATATCGTAGCAATTCTAGAAGCAATGAAAATGGAAATTGATGTAGAAGCTCCTTGTGATGGAACAGTAAGTGCAATTTTAGCTAATCCAGGTGATGCTGTTGAAGAAGGTCAAGCAATAGCAACAATTAGCTAA
- a CDS encoding bifunctional 3,4-dihydroxy-2-butanone 4-phosphate synthase/GTP cyclohydrolase II, producing the protein MNAIQRVKEAIEEIQKGNMVIMLDDEDRENEGDLVYAAALSTPEKVNFMATHAKGLICVSVTKDTAHRLKLNPMVESNTSSYETAFTVSVDAADAATGISAGERDDTIKILANPISKETELVKPGHIFPLIAKDGGVLVRTGHTEGSVDLCKLAGLNGEAVICEIMKDDGTMARRDDLDIFAQVHNMKQIYISDLVEYRLSHEKLVDEIKQEEISFFGTKAIKKEFKDHLGNIHTAILFGETEELTHVKFHTVIPDIELFLNDEKLNSMLKTINFLQSKGGLLIFLAQDKIQKESQKDYGIGAQILNTLNVKKIKLMTSGGKHSFVGLNGFGLEIVEEIQIEC; encoded by the coding sequence ATGAATGCAATACAAAGAGTAAAAGAGGCAATAGAAGAGATACAAAAAGGTAATATGGTAATCATGTTAGATGATGAAGATAGAGAGAATGAGGGAGATTTAGTATATGCAGCAGCATTAAGTACTCCTGAAAAAGTAAACTTTATGGCAACTCATGCCAAAGGTTTAATTTGTGTATCTGTTACAAAAGATACAGCTCATAGATTAAAATTAAATCCAATGGTTGAATCTAATACTTCTTCTTATGAAACAGCATTTACAGTATCAGTTGATGCAGCAGATGCAGCAACAGGAATTAGTGCAGGGGAGAGAGATGATACTATTAAAATTCTTGCAAACCCAATTTCAAAAGAGACAGAACTTGTAAAACCTGGACATATCTTTCCATTAATAGCAAAAGATGGTGGGGTGCTAGTTAGAACTGGACATACAGAAGGAAGTGTTGATTTATGTAAATTAGCTGGACTAAATGGTGAAGCTGTTATTTGTGAAATTATGAAAGATGATGGAACAATGGCAAGAAGAGATGATTTAGATATTTTTGCTCAAGTTCATAATATGAAACAAATCTATATTTCTGATTTAGTAGAGTATAGATTAAGTCATGAAAAATTAGTTGATGAGATTAAACAAGAGGAAATCTCTTTCTTTGGAACAAAAGCTATAAAAAAAGAGTTTAAAGATCATCTAGGAAATATCCATACTGCAATACTATTTGGAGAGACAGAAGAATTAACTCATGTGAAATTTCATACAGTAATTCCAGATATTGAACTATTTTTAAATGATGAAAAATTAAATTCAATGTTAAAAACAATTAACTTTCTTCAATCAAAAGGTGGATTATTAATCTTCTTAGCACAAGATAAAATCCAAAAAGAATCTCAAAAAGATTATGGGATAGGAGCACAAATTCTTAATACATTAAATGTAAAGAAAATTAAACTAATGACAAGTGGAGGGAAACACTCGTTTGTAGGATTAAATGGATTTGGTTTAGAAATAGTTGAAGAAATTCAAATAGAGTGTTAA
- the pckA gene encoding phosphoenolpyruvate carboxykinase (ATP), with translation MSEIKDSLGLENVGKVYRNLDIDSLIQHAVENEGAKVSSTGALMVDTGIFTGRSPKDKFFVNQDPSNKYIAWGDINRKVSKEVYEDLEVVAKKQLGGKDLYVTDVYCGSSLDSRKSVRFITEVAWQAHFIQNMFIVPPKEDLEDFKPEFTVYNACKTVDMAYVSHGLHSEVFVVFNVEDNTALIGGTWYAGEMKKGVFSMMNYWLPLEGKLPMHCSANIGEKGDTALFFGLSGTGKTTLSTDPKRRLIGDDEHGWDDNGVFNFEGGCYAKVINLDGESEPDIFNAIKKGAILENVVADENGVVDYTDGSKTENTRVSYPIDHIPNHTPDMRGGHPENIIFLCADAFGVLPPVSKLDKRQAMYYFLSGYTAKVAGTERGITEPVATFSSCFGEAFLPLNPTVYAELLGKKIDEHGVNVYLVNTGWTGGPYGIGSRMSIKNTRACIDAILDGSIETSEFETLPIFNLNIPKTLSGVDTEVLNPRNTWEDKESYDETAIKLAGMYIDNFKKYLTLESDYDFTSAGPKLQ, from the coding sequence ATGTCTGAAATTAAAGACTCACTTGGTTTAGAAAATGTAGGTAAAGTTTATAGAAACTTAGATATAGATAGCTTAATACAACACGCCGTAGAGAATGAAGGAGCAAAAGTTTCTTCAACTGGTGCATTAATGGTTGATACAGGGATTTTTACAGGAAGAAGTCCAAAAGATAAATTTTTTGTAAATCAAGATCCTTCAAATAAATATATTGCTTGGGGTGATATTAATAGAAAAGTTTCTAAAGAAGTATATGAAGATTTAGAAGTAGTAGCTAAAAAACAACTTGGTGGAAAAGATTTATATGTAACTGATGTATATTGTGGTTCATCTTTAGATAGTAGAAAATCTGTAAGATTTATTACTGAAGTAGCTTGGCAAGCACATTTTATTCAAAATATGTTTATTGTTCCTCCTAAAGAAGATTTAGAAGACTTTAAACCAGAATTTACTGTTTATAATGCTTGTAAAACAGTTGATATGGCTTATGTAAGTCATGGTTTACACTCAGAAGTATTTGTTGTATTTAATGTAGAAGATAATACAGCACTTATCGGTGGAACTTGGTACGCAGGTGAGATGAAAAAAGGTGTTTTCTCTATGATGAACTATTGGTTACCTTTAGAAGGTAAACTTCCAATGCACTGTTCAGCAAATATTGGAGAAAAAGGTGATACTGCCCTATTCTTTGGTTTATCAGGAACAGGAAAAACAACTTTATCAACTGATCCAAAAAGAAGATTAATTGGTGATGATGAACATGGTTGGGATGATAATGGAGTATTTAACTTCGAAGGTGGTTGCTATGCAAAAGTTATTAACTTAGATGGTGAATCTGAACCTGATATTTTCAATGCTATTAAAAAAGGTGCTATTTTAGAAAATGTAGTAGCTGATGAAAATGGTGTTGTTGACTATACAGATGGTAGTAAAACAGAAAATACAAGAGTTTCATACCCAATTGATCATATTCCTAATCATACTCCAGATATGAGAGGTGGTCATCCTGAAAATATTATCTTCTTATGTGCAGATGCATTTGGTGTATTACCTCCTGTTTCAAAATTAGATAAAAGACAGGCAATGTACTACTTCCTAAGTGGATATACTGCAAAAGTTGCAGGAACAGAAAGAGGTATTACAGAACCAGTTGCTACATTTAGTTCTTGTTTCGGAGAAGCTTTTTTACCTTTAAACCCTACTGTTTATGCTGAATTACTTGGTAAAAAAATTGATGAGCATGGTGTAAATGTATACTTAGTAAATACTGGTTGGACTGGTGGTCCATATGGTATTGGTTCAAGAATGAGTATCAAAAATACAAGAGCTTGTATTGATGCAATTTTAGATGGTTCAATTGAAACTTCAGAATTTGAAACTCTTCCAATTTTTAATTTAAACATTCCAAAAACACTAAGTGGTGTTGATACAGAAGTATTAAATCCAAGAAATACTTGGGAAGATAAAGAGTCTTATGATGAGACAGCTATTAAATTAGCAGGTATGTATATTGATAACTTTAAAAAGTATTTAACATTAGAGAGTGATTACGACTTTACGTCAGCTGGTCCTAAACTACAATAA
- the metG gene encoding methionine--tRNA ligase: MENSCKNVYITTPIYYVNDVAHIGHAYTTIIADMLARYSRLTGYNTYFLTGTDEHGQKIAQSAEARGKTPKEYADEVSGKFRKLWDDFDISYDKFIRTTDEEHKIGVQKAFEKMYEKGDIYKGEYEGFYCVSCETFFTEKQLIDEQFCPDCGKPTNIVKEESYFFKLSKYEDKLIKWYEENEDCILPRAKKNEILNFVKGGLKDLSISRTSFDWGVKLPESLNEPKHVMYVWLDALMNYVTALGYGNDEKNMNFWPAKVHLVGKDILRFHSVYWPAFLMSLDLPLPDHIAAHGWWTRDGEKMSKSKGNVVDPKEVADAYGLDAFRYFMLREVPFGQDGDFSQKALMDRINSDLGNDLGNLLNRISGMSGKYFDYKIDSKDVEKYHQKELNEVQEILDNVENYVFKMQLNKYLEDIWKVLTIANKAIGDYEPWAKMKDGKEEEAMALVALITNIMAKVALLLDSVMPEKIAKIATSLGLEINNDSYTKLIVNKELIGETTITKVEQLFPRIEDILLEQAKPTEVSKAEAEKKKEVKKEEKVEEDNLITIDKFFETTLKIGTIIEAEEVPKSSKLLKLQVDVGEEKPRQVLAGIKEFYSAESLVGTQACVVANLKPAKLMGMLSEGMLLAAKDENGLSLIRPETSKTNGTKIS; this comes from the coding sequence ATGGAAAATTCTTGTAAAAATGTTTATATTACAACTCCTATTTATTATGTGAATGATGTAGCTCATATTGGTCATGCATATACAACAATTATTGCTGATATGTTAGCTAGATATTCAAGACTAACTGGATATAACACATATTTTTTAACAGGAACAGATGAACATGGGCAAAAAATTGCTCAAAGTGCAGAAGCTAGAGGAAAAACTCCTAAAGAGTATGCAGATGAAGTTTCTGGAAAGTTTAGAAAACTTTGGGATGATTTTGATATCTCTTATGATAAATTTATTCGTACTACAGATGAAGAACATAAAATTGGTGTTCAAAAAGCTTTTGAAAAAATGTATGAAAAAGGTGATATATACAAAGGAGAATATGAAGGTTTTTATTGTGTATCATGTGAAACTTTCTTTACAGAAAAACAGTTAATTGATGAGCAATTCTGTCCTGATTGTGGGAAACCTACAAATATTGTAAAAGAAGAGAGTTATTTCTTCAAATTATCTAAATATGAAGATAAACTAATTAAATGGTATGAAGAGAATGAAGACTGTATTCTACCAAGAGCAAAGAAAAATGAAATTTTAAATTTTGTTAAAGGTGGATTAAAAGACCTTTCTATTTCAAGAACTTCATTTGATTGGGGTGTAAAACTACCTGAATCTTTAAATGAACCAAAACATGTAATGTATGTTTGGTTAGATGCGTTAATGAACTATGTAACTGCTTTAGGTTATGGAAATGATGAAAAAAATATGAATTTTTGGCCAGCTAAAGTTCATTTAGTAGGTAAAGATATTTTAAGGTTTCACTCTGTTTATTGGCCAGCATTTTTAATGTCTTTAGATTTACCATTACCAGACCATATTGCAGCACATGGTTGGTGGACAAGAGATGGTGAAAAAATGTCTAAATCAAAGGGAAATGTTGTTGATCCAAAAGAAGTAGCAGATGCTTATGGGTTAGATGCATTTAGATACTTTATGCTAAGAGAAGTTCCTTTTGGACAAGATGGAGATTTTTCTCAAAAAGCTCTAATGGATAGAATCAACTCAGATTTAGGAAATGATTTAGGAAATCTTTTAAATAGAATTTCTGGTATGTCGGGAAAATATTTTGACTATAAAATTGATTCTAAAGATGTTGAAAAATATCATCAAAAAGAGTTAAATGAAGTTCAAGAGATTTTAGATAATGTAGAAAACTATGTATTTAAAATGCAACTAAATAAATACCTTGAAGATATTTGGAAAGTATTAACAATTGCTAATAAAGCAATTGGAGATTATGAGCCTTGGGCAAAAATGAAAGATGGGAAAGAAGAAGAAGCTATGGCATTAGTAGCCTTAATTACTAATATTATGGCTAAAGTTGCCCTACTTCTAGATTCTGTAATGCCTGAAAAAATTGCTAAAATTGCTACTTCATTAGGTTTAGAAATTAATAATGACTCATATACTAAACTTATTGTTAATAAAGAACTAATAGGAGAAACAACTATTACAAAAGTTGAGCAACTTTTCCCAAGAATTGAAGATATCTTATTAGAACAAGCAAAGCCAACAGAGGTTTCAAAAGCTGAAGCAGAAAAGAAAAAAGAAGTAAAAAAAGAGGAAAAAGTTGAAGAAGATAATCTAATTACTATTGATAAATTCTTTGAAACTACTCTAAAAATAGGAACAATTATAGAAGCCGAAGAAGTTCCAAAATCAAGTAAACTATTAAAACTACAAGTTGATGTAGGAGAAGAAAAACCAAGACAAGTTCTTGCTGGAATTAAAGAGTTCTATTCTGCTGAAAGTTTAGTTGGTACACAAGCTTGTGTTGTAGCAAACCTTAAACCAGCAAAACTAATGGGAATGCTAAGTGAAGGTATGCTTCTTGCTGCAAAAGATGAAAATGGTTTATCATTAATTAGACCAGAAACTTCTAAAACTAATGGGACAAAAATAAGCTAG
- a CDS encoding sodium ion-translocating decarboxylase subunit beta — MNKKILASMLLLFFTLFTTNSFASANAAPAEEVKHEYHEKSLGQLLESFYKTTGIYAFTNPSDDVMTSEAHAEDARVMTTFEQTWGRLIMIAICLFLFYLAIAKGFEPLLLMPIAFGGILANIPLAGIGGETGMLGIIYNMGIANGFFPLLIFMGVGAMTDFTPLLANPKAAILGGAAQFGIFGSLVGAVVLGFDLQSASAISIIGGADGPTSIFIANRLAPELLGAIAVAAYSYMALVPVIQPPIMKALTSEAERKIKMPKLRKVHKLENLTLPIVILLLAILFLPESTPLIGAFCLGNFFKQSGVVERLSDTMQNSLINIVTIFLGLGVGSKLAADKFLVLETLGIMVIGLIAFAAGTAAGVIMAKIMNKFSSDENKINPLIGAAGVSAVPMAARVVSKVGQEYDKSNVLLMHAMGPNVAGVIGSAVAAGVLLSIF; from the coding sequence ATGAATAAAAAAATACTAGCTTCAATGCTACTGTTGTTTTTTACACTATTCACAACAAACTCTTTTGCAAGTGCAAATGCAGCACCTGCAGAAGAAGTAAAACATGAATATCATGAAAAATCATTAGGTCAATTATTAGAGTCATTCTATAAAACAACAGGGATTTATGCTTTTACAAATCCAAGTGATGATGTAATGACTTCAGAAGCTCATGCCGAAGATGCAAGAGTTATGACTACTTTTGAACAAACTTGGGGTAGATTAATAATGATAGCAATTTGTCTATTCTTATTCTACCTTGCAATTGCAAAAGGATTTGAACCATTATTATTAATGCCAATAGCCTTTGGTGGTATCTTAGCTAATATTCCACTAGCTGGAATTGGTGGAGAGACTGGAATGCTTGGTATTATTTATAATATGGGTATTGCAAATGGATTTTTCCCATTATTAATTTTTATGGGAGTTGGAGCAATGACAGACTTTACTCCACTATTAGCAAATCCAAAAGCAGCAATCCTAGGAGGAGCAGCACAGTTTGGTATCTTTGGATCACTAGTAGGTGCAGTAGTTTTAGGATTTGATTTACAGTCTGCTTCAGCTATTTCTATTATTGGTGGAGCTGATGGACCAACATCAATCTTTATTGCAAATAGATTAGCTCCTGAATTATTAGGTGCAATTGCAGTAGCAGCATACTCTTATATGGCATTAGTACCAGTAATTCAACCTCCAATTATGAAGGCACTTACTTCAGAGGCTGAAAGAAAAATCAAAATGCCAAAATTAAGAAAAGTGCATAAATTAGAGAATTTAACACTGCCAATTGTTATATTATTGTTAGCAATTCTGTTCTTACCAGAGTCAACTCCACTAATTGGAGCATTTTGTTTAGGAAATTTCTTCAAACAATCAGGAGTTGTTGAGAGACTTTCTGATACAATGCAGAATTCATTAATCAATATAGTAACAATTTTCTTAGGATTAGGGGTTGGTTCAAAACTAGCTGCTGATAAATTCTTAGTGTTAGAGACACTTGGGATTATGGTTATTGGATTAATTGCATTTGCAGCAGGAACAGCAGCAGGTGTAATCATGGCAAAGATCATGAATAAATTTTCGTCTGATGAGAATAAGATTAACCCTCTTATTGGTGCTGCAGGAGTATCAGCTGTACCAATGGCAGCAAGAGTTGTTAGTAAAGTTGGACAAGAATATGACAAATCAAATGTATTATTAATGCATGCGATGGGTCCTAATGTTGCTGGTGTTATTGGCTCTGCCGTAGCTGCTGGTGTACTTTTATCGATTTTTTAA